A single Micromonospora sp. CCTCC AA 2012012 DNA region contains:
- a CDS encoding helix-turn-helix transcriptional regulator — protein sequence MAERTRTGLGEFLRSRRARLTPAAVGLPDRGRRRTPGLRREEVAELAGIGIDWYVRLEQGRDVSPSGATVDALARALRLDGAEHAHLRALAGTRGLPPFVRESVPDDLRRLLETLTQPAYVTGRRWDLLAWNAAAADLFAGLVGLPEPDRNSLVYLFLEPDARRLFGAGWADDARRVLAKFRVAHDLHPADPAFTGLTARLRATSPEFARWWDRHDIDRGGSGRKTLHHPERGALRFAYSSLHPTGHPALKLVVYTPV from the coding sequence CCGGACCGGGCTGGGCGAGTTCCTGCGGTCGCGGCGGGCCCGGCTGACGCCGGCAGCGGTCGGCCTGCCCGACCGGGGCCGACGCCGGACCCCCGGCCTGCGCCGGGAGGAGGTCGCCGAGCTGGCCGGGATCGGCATCGACTGGTACGTCCGGCTGGAGCAGGGCCGGGACGTCAGCCCGTCCGGGGCGACGGTGGACGCGCTGGCCCGGGCGCTGCGGCTGGACGGCGCGGAACACGCGCACCTGCGGGCGCTGGCCGGTACGCGCGGGCTGCCCCCGTTCGTCCGGGAGAGCGTCCCGGACGACCTGCGGCGGCTGCTCGAGACCCTGACCCAGCCGGCGTACGTGACCGGCCGCCGGTGGGACCTGCTGGCGTGGAACGCCGCGGCCGCCGACCTCTTCGCCGGGCTGGTCGGACTGCCCGAGCCGGACCGGAACTCGCTGGTGTACCTGTTCCTGGAGCCGGACGCCCGGCGGCTGTTCGGGGCCGGCTGGGCCGACGACGCGCGGCGGGTGCTGGCGAAGTTCCGGGTGGCGCACGACCTGCACCCGGCCGACCCGGCGTTCACCGGGCTCACCGCCCGGCTGCGGGCCACCAGCCCCGAGTTCGCGCGCTGGTGGGACCGGCACGACATCGACCGTGGCGGCAGCGGCCGCAAGACGCTGCACCATCCCGAACGGGGCGCGCTGCGGTTCGCGTACTCGTCCCTGCACCCCACGGGGCACCCCGCGCTGAAGCTGGTCGTCTACACGCCCGTGTAG